A window of the Calditrichota bacterium genome harbors these coding sequences:
- a CDS encoding SDR family oxidoreductase, with amino-acid sequence MEKKRILITGGSGFVGGHLIHLAKRKFEVHATFFNHPVTMPGVNFHRIDMAQSASAEKLFAAVNPDVIIHTAAISNPDFCEKNKYLARTINFAFSAQLFDFARKNQRRFIFTSSDLVFDGTRKNYTENSLTNPLNFYARTKVDAENYILKYSANAVIARLALVYGLGITRKNTFFETTIKKMQSGEQVVLFDDQFRASIWVNDLAVTLLELAANDFRGIIHLGGGECLSRWEFGNLMCEIFGFEKTLIIRKSMEEVRTTAPRPKKICLDNTLARQVLRSKIRKPSEALPIIRKSVN; translated from the coding sequence TTGGAAAAGAAACGAATTTTGATCACCGGAGGCAGCGGTTTTGTCGGGGGCCATCTTATTCACTTGGCAAAAAGAAAATTTGAAGTTCATGCCACTTTTTTTAACCATCCGGTAACCATGCCCGGCGTAAACTTTCACCGCATTGACATGGCCCAATCCGCTTCTGCGGAAAAACTTTTTGCCGCAGTCAATCCCGACGTCATCATTCACACGGCTGCTATTTCCAATCCGGATTTTTGTGAAAAAAATAAGTACCTCGCCCGAACGATAAATTTCGCTTTTTCCGCCCAATTGTTTGATTTTGCCAGAAAAAATCAACGGAGGTTTATTTTTACTTCTTCAGATTTAGTGTTCGACGGCACAAGGAAAAATTACACTGAAAATTCCTTGACAAACCCGCTTAATTTTTATGCCAGAACAAAAGTCGATGCCGAAAATTATATTTTGAAATATTCAGCCAATGCAGTAATCGCGAGATTGGCGCTGGTTTACGGCTTGGGAATAACGAGAAAAAATACTTTTTTCGAGACGACAATAAAAAAAATGCAATCGGGTGAGCAGGTGGTACTATTTGATGATCAGTTTCGCGCGTCCATCTGGGTCAATGACCTGGCGGTGACGCTGCTGGAATTGGCTGCGAATGATTTTCGCGGCATAATTCATCTCGGCGGGGGCGAATGTCTCAGCCGCTGGGAATTTGGCAATTTGATGTGCGAGATTTTCGGATTTGAAAAAACATTGATCATTCGCAAATCGATGGAAGAAGTGAGAACAACAGCGCCGCGACCGAAAAAAATTTGCTTGGACAACACGCTGGCAAGACAAGTTTTGCGAAGCAAAATCCGCAAGCCAAGCGAGGCGTTGCCGATAATCCGAAAATCTGTGAATTAA